A single Taeniopygia guttata chromosome 30, bTaeGut7.mat, whole genome shotgun sequence DNA region contains:
- the LOC140680896 gene encoding olfactory receptor 14J1-like — protein sequence MSNSSSISHFLLLALADTRQLQLLHFCLFLGISLAALLGNGLIISAVACGHHLHTPMFFFLLNLALSDLGSICTTVPKALHNSLWDTRDISYTGCAAQSFFFVFSATTEYSLLTVMCYDRYVSICKPLHYGTLLGSRACAHMAAAAWASGFLYSLLLTANTFSLPLCHGNALGQFFCDIPQILKLSCSKSYLREHWVLVFTVSLSLCFFVFIVFSYVQIFRAVLRIPSEQGRHKAFSTCLPHLAVLSLFLSTAVFAYLKPPSMSSPSLDLALSVLYSVVPPALNPLIYSLRNQELKAAVWRLMTGCFQGH from the coding sequence atgtccaacagcagctccatcagccacttcctcctgctggcactggcagacacgcggcagctgcagctcctgcacttctgcctcttcctgggcatctccctggctgccctcctgggcaacggcctcatcatcagcgccgtagcctgcggccaccacctgcacacgcccatgttcttcttcctgctcaacctggccctcagcgacctgggctccatctgcaccactgtccccaaagccctgcacaattccctctgggacaccagggacatctcctacacaggatgtgctgcccaaagctttttttttgttttctctgctaCAACAGAGTATTCCCTCCTGACtgtcatgtgctacgaccgctacgtgtccatctgcaaacccctgcactacgggaccctcctgggcagcagagcttgtgcccacatggcagcagctgcctgggccagtggaTTTTTGTATTCACTACTGCTCACAGCCAATACGTTTtctctgcccctgtgccatggcaatgccctgggacagttcttctgtgatatcccacagatcctcaaactctcctgctccaaatcctacctcagggAACATTGGGTTCTTGTGTTTACTGTCAGTTTATCATTGTGTTTTTTTGTGTTCAtagttttctcctatgtgcagattttcagggctgtgctgaggatcccctctgagcagggacggcacaaagccttttccacctgcctccctcacttGGCCGTGCTCTCTCTattcctcagcactgcagtaTTTGCTTACCTGAAGCCCCCctcgatgtcctccccatccctggatctggccctgtcagttctgtactcggtggtgcctccagccctgaaccccctcatctacagcctgaggaaccaggagctcaaggctgcagtgtggagactgatgactggatgctttcaaggacattaa